The following DNA comes from Spirulina major PCC 6313.
GCCCACAGCGGTAAGCATTTGTTCAGAGCGTTGTTTCGCCACGGCTGATCGCAACGGTTGAAGTTCGGCGGACATTTGCACATTTTGCCGGGCGGTGAGGGAATGCAGCAGGTTATGGCCTTGGAAAATATAGCCAATATTGCGCCGAATATTGACGAGCTTCGCCTTGGGGGCGTTGACTAATTCTTGACCCAAAACCTGGAGGCTGCCGGTTTGGCACGATCGCAACGCCCCCATTAGGGTGAGGAGCGTAGTTTTCCCTGACCCAGATGGGCCTTTGAGTAACACCACTTCCCCGGCGTTGAGGGTGAGGGTGATGTCAAAGAGGATTTGTTTGCGGAGTTCGCCGCTGCCGTAGTAGTGGTTGAGGTCGTGAATGGCAACAATTGCAGACATCAGCGTTTTAGGGGGAATAACGTTGCGAAAGGGGGTTAAAAAATATCGGCAGGGTCGGCGGCGCTGAGTTTGCGGACGGCGATCGCGCCCGACCCCATACACATCACTACGGTCAAAAACAAGACGGTGAGGGCCTTACTAGCGGTCATCGCCATCGGTAAGCTGGTTCCCTGGGCTGTGAGGACGTAGAGCAGGCTGGAAATCCCCAGGCCCGGCGCATAGCCGATCAACGCGAGGATGATCGCCTGTTGAAACACCACCGTCAGCAGGTAGCGATCGCCATAGCCCATCGCCTTCAGCGTTGCATATTCCGGCAGATGATCCGCCACATCAGAATAGAGAATTTGATAGACAATCACCACCCCGACAATAAACCCCATCCCTGCCCCCAGGGTGAAGATAAACCCGATCGCTGTCCCCGTCTCCCAATAGTCTTTCTCAAAGGCAATAAATTCTGCGCGGGACAACACCAACACATCTTCCGGAAGGTGTTGTTTTAAGCGACGGATCACCGCCTCCGGATTCGCCGTCTCGGCTAACTCAATCACCCCAATTTCAATCTGGCCCGCGTCCCGATTGGTAAAAATATTGAGGAAGGTCGTTTCACTCGCAATCACATTGCCATCCGCCCCAAAGGAGGCCCCAAGATCAAACAAGCCCACCACCGTCAGACGTTTTTCATTGGCTTCGGTCGTGACGCTTTCTGCGGTGGCAAAGAGGTCGGGAATCGGGCCAAACTCCGGGCGAGAGAGGCGATCGAACAGCACCGCATCTTCCCGCTGGATCTGGTGTTTCGCGTCGGCCAGTCCCGGTAAATCTAGAAAATCATCCATGGGGTTGATGCCCAACACCATAATGCCCCGCGTTGCCTTAGTTTCAGGGTTTTTCCAGAGGGCAAAATCAATGTACAGGGGGTAAATCGCCTCCACTCCGGCTACCCCGGCACTTTGGTACAAACGACGATTGGAAAAGGAATCCATGGCGATCAGGGCGGTGCTTTCCGGGCTGAGGAGAAAAACATCGCCTTGGATGCGGCGATGGAGCACCACCGCACTTTCAAAGAGGGCATCTCGAAACCCAAACTGCATGAACATCAGGAGATTGGCAAAACCAATGCCCGCCATCGCAATCAGGAGCCGCATCCGCTCATGGGTGAGTTGGAGCCAAGCGAGGGGGATCTTCATGGCGCGGATTGATCAATTTCAACAAGGACTTTGGCGTTGGTGAGTCCGGCGACGGTGCGGCTATCGGCGGGATCGAGGCGAATTTCGACTTCGACGACGCGCACATCGATGTCGGCTTGGGGGTCGGTGTCGAGGACATCTTTTTTGCCGACTTGGAGGCCGATTTGGGAGACACGACCTTGTAATTCATCGGTGAAGGCGTTGTTTTCGCTGGTGATGCGGGCGGTTTGGTCGAGGGCGATGTTGGCGATGTCGCTTTCGTAGATTTCGGCGATGACCACCATTTGATCGGTGCGGCCAATGTCGAGGATTCCTGATCCACTGTCGATCGCTTCTCCCGGATAGACATTAATTTGCAGCACTTGACCGATGATGGGCGATCGCACCACCCCCAATTCTAAATCCGTAATCGCCTGCCGGACGACCGCTTGCGCTTGATCCACACGGGCGCGGGCTTGGTTCAAATCCACCGGGCGAATTTCGGCGATGCGATCGCGATCGGCTTGGGCCTCTTGAATTTGTCGCTCCAGGGTTGCATCGGTTTCCTGGGCTTGGGCTTCTGCCTCCCGCAAGGCTTTTTCCATCGTGGTCAGGGTCAACTGTCGCTGATCGCGCTCCGATGCTGACACCACCCCATCATCAAATAGCTGTTGATAGCGATTGTATTCCGTGCGGGCGTGATTCACTTCAGCTTGGCGGCGTTCGAGGATGGCTTGATTCGTCACTTCCTCCCCCTGACGCTGGGCCTGCAAACGCTCGATCCGCGCTGTGGCCGCCCGAATTTCCCCCACCTGCGCCCCGGCTGCCACCCGCGCTAGCTCGGATTCCGCCACTTTGACATCCTGCCGGGCTTTATCAAGGGCAGCTTGGAGGCGATCGTAGTTGTCAAGCTGGGCCACCACTTGATTCGCGATCACCGTCTGACCTTCTTCGACCAAGAGCCGCTCAACCTTGGCTCCCCCTAGGGCCGGTGGGGGCGATAGTTGAATCACTTCCCCCAGGGGTTCAATCCGACCGAGGGCGGTGATGGATTCGAGGGGGGCGATCGCTGCTTCTTCCCCCGCTCCCGCCTCGGTGTCCGGTTGACGCAGCAATTGGAGGCCATAAAACACAGTCAAGCCCAGGGTCAACAATCCCAGCAAAACCAAGCTGATTAGACCGTTGCGCCCCTTCAGACGCTTCACCCATTGTTCAACATTCACAAACACAGCTTTTGATCATCCATGGCGTTTCCCTTGCCTATTGTATCCAGATGCGATCCCCAGCGGGGATCTGGGGTGGGGCCTCACAAACGAAGAGCGATCGCTTCAGTGAAGCGATCGCTCTGCTCATCCCACAACCCTAGGCTGCGCCCGTTCTACGCATCGTAATAGAGCGCAAACTCATAGGGATGGGGCCGCAAGCGCATCGGGTTGATCTCCGTATCGATCTTGTAGGCGATCCAGTTTTCGATGAACTCCGGCGTAAAGACCCCCGTGCCCGTCAAAAACTCATGATCATTCTTCAAGCATTCCAACGCCTCTTCCAACGACCCCGGCGTACTCGGAATCTTGCTCAACTCCTCAGGGCTGAGATCATAAATATCCACATCCAAGGGAGAACCCGGATCAATTTGATTCTTGATCCCATCAATCCCCGCCAGCAGCATCGCCGCAAACGCCGTATAGGGGTTCGCCGTCGCATCGGGACAGCGGAACTCTAACCGTTTCGCCTTCGGACTCGGCCCAGACAGAGGAATTCGCACCGAAGCCGAACGATTCCCCTGGGAATAAGCCAAGTTCACCGGCGCTTCAAACCCAGGCACCAACCGCTTATAGGAGTTGATCGACGGGTTCGTAAATGCCAACAAAGCAGGCGCGTGCTTCAGAATCCCCCCGATGTACCACAGCGCCGTTTGGCTGAGGTTGGCATAGCCATCGGCACTAAAGAAGGTCGGCTCACCATTTTTCCAGATCGACTGGTGGGTGTGCATCCCAGAACCATTGTCATTAAACAGCGGCTTCGGCATAAACGTCGCCGTCTTGCCGTATTTCTTCGCCACATTTTTGACCACATACTTATAGGTCATCAGGTCATCCGCTGCTTGGATCAGCGTATTGAACCGAATGCCCAATTCGTTTTGTCCACCGGTCGCCACTTCATGGTGATGCTTCTCGATGGGAACCCCACAGGCTTTCATCGTCAGCAACATTTCGGTGCGGATATCCTGCTGAGTATCCGTCGGGCCAACGGGGAAATAGCCTTGTTTGTAACCGGGCTTATGTCCTAAGTTCCCTCCCGCTTCGATGCGGCCGGAGTTCCAACGACCCTCGACGCTATCAACGTGGTAGTAACCTTCATGTTCATTTTGGTCGAAACGCACATCATCGAAGAGGAAAAATTCCGCTTCAGGGCCAAAAAATGCTGTGTCTCCGATCCCGGTTGAACTGAGGTAGTCAACGGCTTTCATGGCGATGCTGCGGGGATCACGGGAGTACCATTCTCCCGTGCGCGGCTCCTTGATGCTGCAAATCATGCTCAAGGTTTTTTCTTTGTAGAACGGATCAATCCAGGCGGTTTTCGGGTCGGGAACCATGGACATATCCGATTCGTTAATCGCTTTCCAGCCGCGAATACTGGAGCCATCGAACGCCACACCATCGACAAAGGAATCTTCGTCGATTTGGTTTTGATAGAACGAGCAATGCTGCCACGTTCCGGGCAAGTCAATGAACTTGAGGTCAATGATCTGGATGTCTTCATCCTTGATCATCTGCAATACGTCTTGAGGGGTCTCTGGCATAGGGATAATCCTTCCTTCAGGAGTTTCAGCCGGTATTAAATCATCGAGAGTTATCCTAGAAAGCACGTCGATTGACTTTTGTATCAAAAATTACGGAATTTCATGGGATTCCCCGAAGTCATCCTAAAGCTTTGGCTATGGGCTGTAACTGATTCACCAACGCAATATACGTTGACAGTCTGTAATATTTTGCAAAGGTTGGGGGCAATATGTTACGAAACGTATCAATTGTGAGTCAATTTGGCGATCTTCTTAAATTCAACGACTCAGAGCGGTCTTCCCTATGGGATGATGGGGCGTTAGATTAGTGCCAGATTCCGAGCCTGTGATCGGCTACCTTTACCAAAAAAAATTTAGTGATTGGGAGCGCAGTTTAAATGAGAGATGCAGTCACCAGCTTAATCAGAAACTATGATGTCAGCGGCCGGTACTTTGATCGGGATGCGATGGATCGGTTGCAGTCCTATTTCGCCTCTGGGACGGATCGGATTGCTGTGGCGACGATGATTACGGCCAATGCGGCGGCGATCGTGAAGGCGGCGGGGGCACAATTGTTTGAGACCGTGCCTGAATTATTACGTCCGGGCGGTAATGCCTATACCACTCGTCGGTATTCTGCTTGCCTGCGGGATATGGATTATTACTTGCGGTATGCCAGCTATGCGTTGGTGGCAGATGATACCAATGTTCTTGATGAACGGGTG
Coding sequences within:
- a CDS encoding DevA family ABC transporter ATP-binding protein, giving the protein MSAIVAIHDLNHYYGSGELRKQILFDITLTLNAGEVVLLKGPSGSGKTTLLTLMGALRSCQTGSLQVLGQELVNAPKAKLVNIRRNIGYIFQGHNLLHSLTARQNVQMSAELQPLRSAVAKQRSEQMLTAVGLADHIDYYPAQMSGGQKQRVAIARALVSHPKMILADEPTAALDSKSGRAVVELIQQLSKEQGCASLIVTHDNRILDVADRLVHLEDGRLTEIHPSATLVSS
- the devC gene encoding ABC transporter permease DevC, translated to MKIPLAWLQLTHERMRLLIAMAGIGFANLLMFMQFGFRDALFESAVVLHRRIQGDVFLLSPESTALIAMDSFSNRRLYQSAGVAGVEAIYPLYIDFALWKNPETKATRGIMVLGINPMDDFLDLPGLADAKHQIQREDAVLFDRLSRPEFGPIPDLFATAESVTTEANEKRLTVVGLFDLGASFGADGNVIASETTFLNIFTNRDAGQIEIGVIELAETANPEAVIRRLKQHLPEDVLVLSRAEFIAFEKDYWETGTAIGFIFTLGAGMGFIVGVVIVYQILYSDVADHLPEYATLKAMGYGDRYLLTVVFQQAIILALIGYAPGLGISSLLYVLTAQGTSLPMAMTASKALTVLFLTVVMCMGSGAIAVRKLSAADPADIF
- a CDS encoding efflux RND transporter periplasmic adaptor subunit; translation: MFVNVEQWVKRLKGRNGLISLVLLGLLTLGLTVFYGLQLLRQPDTEAGAGEEAAIAPLESITALGRIEPLGEVIQLSPPPALGGAKVERLLVEEGQTVIANQVVAQLDNYDRLQAALDKARQDVKVAESELARVAAGAQVGEIRAATARIERLQAQRQGEEVTNQAILERRQAEVNHARTEYNRYQQLFDDGVVSASERDQRQLTLTTMEKALREAEAQAQETDATLERQIQEAQADRDRIAEIRPVDLNQARARVDQAQAVVRQAITDLELGVVRSPIIGQVLQINVYPGEAIDSGSGILDIGRTDQMVVIAEIYESDIANIALDQTARITSENNAFTDELQGRVSQIGLQVGKKDVLDTDPQADIDVRVVEVEIRLDPADSRTVAGLTNAKVLVEIDQSAP
- the glnA gene encoding type I glutamate--ammonia ligase — encoded protein: MPETPQDVLQMIKDEDIQIIDLKFIDLPGTWQHCSFYQNQIDEDSFVDGVAFDGSSIRGWKAINESDMSMVPDPKTAWIDPFYKEKTLSMICSIKEPRTGEWYSRDPRSIAMKAVDYLSSTGIGDTAFFGPEAEFFLFDDVRFDQNEHEGYYHVDSVEGRWNSGRIEAGGNLGHKPGYKQGYFPVGPTDTQQDIRTEMLLTMKACGVPIEKHHHEVATGGQNELGIRFNTLIQAADDLMTYKYVVKNVAKKYGKTATFMPKPLFNDNGSGMHTHQSIWKNGEPTFFSADGYANLSQTALWYIGGILKHAPALLAFTNPSINSYKRLVPGFEAPVNLAYSQGNRSASVRIPLSGPSPKAKRLEFRCPDATANPYTAFAAMLLAGIDGIKNQIDPGSPLDVDIYDLSPEELSKIPSTPGSLEEALECLKNDHEFLTGTGVFTPEFIENWIAYKIDTEINPMRLRPHPYEFALYYDA
- the apcB gene encoding allophycocyanin subunit beta, giving the protein MRDAVTSLIRNYDVSGRYFDRDAMDRLQSYFASGTDRIAVATMITANAAAIVKAAGAQLFETVPELLRPGGNAYTTRRYSACLRDMDYYLRYASYALVADDTNVLDERVLQGLRETYNSLGVPIGPTVMGIQIMKDVVKELATEAGIVDVSFIDAPFDHLARDFSEQDL